In Anopheles gambiae chromosome 2, idAnoGambNW_F1_1, whole genome shotgun sequence, a single window of DNA contains:
- the LOC1275077 gene encoding bestrophin-2 isoform X1, with amino-acid sequence MTVSYSAEVPNGSNFGVFWRILWKWRGSVYKAVWRELLAYLLVYYTLNFTYRYGLSEDGKRVFERIRTYFGQQRETVPLSFVLGFYVSLVVKRWWEQYRMLPWPDTLALFVSAAIQGNDETGRLMRRNIMRYMVLSYVITLQKISLRVKRRFPGWQHLVDAGLMLESERKIFEIMDSKSPMSKYWMPLVWATNIINRARKDQLIPSDHIVQTLLMELSDIRRRLGGLIGYDTVCVPLVYTQVVTLVLYSYFTAAIMGSQMIPTYDAASGTYQELDVFFPLFTVLQFVFYVGWLKVAEVLINPFGEDDDDIELNWLIDRHIKASYMIVDEMHDEHPELLKDQYWEEVVPKDLPYTVASEHYRREEPKGSAEHYKVKEADAVYANIGAVGGKRMMNDEMYADYESVDTPMAERRKGWLGKVSRMGSGRSSSTAYSSGGLFARNRHNSVYSSPEAGLGQPIVTGAPAPKVSLYDRFVNRKSGRHARQIIKQNSKLSLNGSVISNVPQKARPRIPTPDVTKESRVAPLGTVTTSTANIASGVALMATQLANNPSIYPASTATLNNNEVPVVGTLLLAPIKELDSSSTTNTLHSGQSATASLAKSILPSTLKSSEQTFSRSRPYFAVSPFGKDGTNLELTLTNSSSLGGSPNPLGGNTVIVLPATTTAVAVSANGTTVTGTIPITAGPGRSHDTTDASTGIRSTSLASGVLVPKTDALLPISLTSIPLSFTVTPVTNTSSNSTTSTTTTTGGTIITELPCDNGEISTSVTMSNEKNRQPPSSTADSSSSAASTLSKRKPKHGEVYV; translated from the exons ATGACTGTTTCGTATTCAGCGGAGGTACCGAACGGTAGCAACTTTGGCGTATTTTGGCGAATTCTATGGAA ATGGCGTGGCAGTGTTTATAAAGCCGTTTGGCGGGAACTGTTAGCATATCTGCTAGTCTATTACACACTTAATTTCACATATCGTTACGGTCTCAGCGAAGATGGTAAAAG GGTGTTCGAACGAATCCGAACCTACTTTGGCCAACAGCGGGAAACGGTGCCACTTTCGTTCGTGCTCGGATTCTACGTCAGCTTGGTTGTGAAGCGTTGGTGGGAACAGTATCGGATGCTGCCATGGCCGGACACACTCGCTCTGTTCGTGAGTGCCGCCATCCAAGGAAAT GATGAAACGGGACGGCTGATGAGACGAAACATTATGCGCTACATGGTCCTATCATACGTGATAACGCTGCAGAAGATTTCGCTCCGCGTTAAGCGTCGGTTCCCCGGCTGGCAGCATCTGGTCGATGCTGGTTTGATGCTCGAAAGTGAGCGCAAAATTTTCGAGATTATGGACTCCAAAAGCCCCATGTCGAAGTACTGGATGCCGCTGGTATGGGCTACAAACATCATCAATCGTGCGCGCAAGGATCAGCTGATCCCATCCGATCATATCGTGCAGACGCTCTTGATGGAGCTCTCCGACATTCGGCGTAGGTTGGGTGGTTTGATCGGGTACGACACGGTGTGCGTACCGCTGGTTTACACCCAGGTCGTGACACTTGTGCTGTACTCGTACTTTACCGCTGCCATCATGGGTAGCCAGATGATCCCAACCTACGATGCGGCGAGCGGCACGTACCAAGAGCTGGATGTGTTCTTTCCACTCTTCACGGTGCTACAGTTTGTGTTCTACGTGGGATGGTTGAAGGTGGCCGAGGTGTTGATCAATCCATTCGGCGAGGATGACGATGACATCGAATTGAATTGGCTCATCGATCGACACATTAAGGCATCGTACATGATTGTAGACGAGATGCACGACGAACATCCGGAGTTGCTGAAGGATCAGTACTGGGAGGAGGTCGTACCGAAAGACCTACCGTACACTGTTGCATCTGAGCATTATCGGCGCGAGGAGCCGAAAGGATCGGCTGAACACTACAAGGTGAAGGAGGCGGATGCGGTCTACGCAAACATCGGTGCCGTCGGTGGGAAGCGCATGATGAACGACGAGATGTACGCTGACTAT GAAAGCGTAGACACTCCAATGGCAGAACGACGAAAGGGATGGCTTGGAAAGGTCAGTCGCATGGGATCGGGACGAAGTTCGTCAACTGCTTACTCGTCCGGTGGTCTTTTTGCGCGCAATCGACACAATTCTGTCTACTCCAGCCCAGAAGCAGGCCTCGGTCAACCCATTGTCACAGGGGCTCCTGCCCCTAAGGTCAGCTTGTATGATCGGTTCGTGAACCGGAAGTCTGGTCGACACGCGAGACAAATTATTAAGCAAA ATTCGAAGCTTAGTCTCAACGGATCAGTCATATCGAACGTACCGCAAAAAGCGCGCCCACGAATACCGACACCAGACGTGACGAAGGAAAGCCGTGTCGCACCACTCGGTACAGTAACGACAAGTACCGCCAACATTGCATCCGGTGTTGCACTGATGGCGACTCAG CTTGCAAACAATCCCTCTATCTATCCGGCATCCACGGCCACGCTCAACAACAACGAAGTTCCAGTGGTCGGGACGCTTTTATTAGCACCGATCAAAGAGCTAGATTCCAGCTCGACGACCAACACTTTACACTCAGGCCAATCCGCAACGGCTTCCCTGGCCAAATCAATCCTTCCATCAACACTCAAGAGTTCCG AGCAAACGTTTTCACGTTCTCGTCCCTACTTTGCAGTGTCCCCGTTTGGGAAGGATGGCACCAACCTTGAGCTCACACTCACCAACTCATCCTCGTTGGGTGGGTCACCCAATCCACTCGGAGGCAACACCGTCATTGTCCTTCCGGCAACAACTACAGCAGTGGCTGTTTCCGCCAACGGTACTACAGTGACCGGTACTATTCCGATCACGGCCGGACCGGGAAGGTCGCACGACACAACTGACGCTAGTACTGGCATCAGAAGCACTTCGCTAGCATCGGGTGTGCTAGTGCCGAAAACGGACGCCCTGTTGCCCATTTCGCTTACCTCCATTCCGCTCTCGTTTACGGTGACGCCCGTTACAAACACCAGCAGTAATAGCACCACcagcactaccaccaccactggcgGCACGATCATTACCGAGCTACCGTGTGACAACGGTGAGATCAGTACGAGCGTCACGATGAGTAACGAAAAAAACCGCCAACCACCTTCCAGCACTGCGGACAGTTCTTCCTCAGCCGCATCGACACTAAGCAAACGGAAGCCAAAGCATGGCGAGGTTTACGTTTAG
- the LOC1275077 gene encoding bestrophin-2 isoform X2 produces MTVSYSAEVPNGSNFGVFWRILWKWRGSVYKAVWRELLAYLLVYYTLNFTYRYGLSEDGKRVFERIRTYFGQQRETVPLSFVLGFYVSLVVKRWWEQYRMLPWPDTLALFVSAAIQGNDETGRLMRRNIMRYMVLSYVITLQKISLRVKRRFPGWQHLVDAGLMLESERKIFEIMDSKSPMSKYWMPLVWATNIINRARKDQLIPSDHIVQTLLMELSDIRRRLGGLIGYDTVCVPLVYTQVVTLVLYSYFTAAIMGSQMIPTYDAASGTYQELDVFFPLFTVLQFVFYVGWLKVAEVLINPFGEDDDDIELNWLIDRHIKASYMIVDEMHDEHPELLKDQYWEEVVPKDLPYTVASEHYRREEPKGSAEHYKVKEADAVYANIGAVGGKRMMNDEMYADYESVDTPMAERRKGWLGKVSRMGSGRSSSTAYSSGGLFARNRHNSVYSSPEAGLGQPIVTGAPAPKVSLYDRFVNRKSGRHARQIIKQNSKLSLNGSVISNVPQKARPRIPTPDVTKESRVAPLGTVTTSTANIASGVALMATQLANNPSIYPASTATLNNNEVPVVGTLLLAPIKELDSSSTTNTLHSGQSATASLAKSILPSTLKSSVSPFGKDGTNLELTLTNSSSLGGSPNPLGGNTVIVLPATTTAVAVSANGTTVTGTIPITAGPGRSHDTTDASTGIRSTSLASGVLVPKTDALLPISLTSIPLSFTVTPVTNTSSNSTTSTTTTTGGTIITELPCDNGEISTSVTMSNEKNRQPPSSTADSSSSAASTLSKRKPKHGEVYV; encoded by the exons ATGACTGTTTCGTATTCAGCGGAGGTACCGAACGGTAGCAACTTTGGCGTATTTTGGCGAATTCTATGGAA ATGGCGTGGCAGTGTTTATAAAGCCGTTTGGCGGGAACTGTTAGCATATCTGCTAGTCTATTACACACTTAATTTCACATATCGTTACGGTCTCAGCGAAGATGGTAAAAG GGTGTTCGAACGAATCCGAACCTACTTTGGCCAACAGCGGGAAACGGTGCCACTTTCGTTCGTGCTCGGATTCTACGTCAGCTTGGTTGTGAAGCGTTGGTGGGAACAGTATCGGATGCTGCCATGGCCGGACACACTCGCTCTGTTCGTGAGTGCCGCCATCCAAGGAAAT GATGAAACGGGACGGCTGATGAGACGAAACATTATGCGCTACATGGTCCTATCATACGTGATAACGCTGCAGAAGATTTCGCTCCGCGTTAAGCGTCGGTTCCCCGGCTGGCAGCATCTGGTCGATGCTGGTTTGATGCTCGAAAGTGAGCGCAAAATTTTCGAGATTATGGACTCCAAAAGCCCCATGTCGAAGTACTGGATGCCGCTGGTATGGGCTACAAACATCATCAATCGTGCGCGCAAGGATCAGCTGATCCCATCCGATCATATCGTGCAGACGCTCTTGATGGAGCTCTCCGACATTCGGCGTAGGTTGGGTGGTTTGATCGGGTACGACACGGTGTGCGTACCGCTGGTTTACACCCAGGTCGTGACACTTGTGCTGTACTCGTACTTTACCGCTGCCATCATGGGTAGCCAGATGATCCCAACCTACGATGCGGCGAGCGGCACGTACCAAGAGCTGGATGTGTTCTTTCCACTCTTCACGGTGCTACAGTTTGTGTTCTACGTGGGATGGTTGAAGGTGGCCGAGGTGTTGATCAATCCATTCGGCGAGGATGACGATGACATCGAATTGAATTGGCTCATCGATCGACACATTAAGGCATCGTACATGATTGTAGACGAGATGCACGACGAACATCCGGAGTTGCTGAAGGATCAGTACTGGGAGGAGGTCGTACCGAAAGACCTACCGTACACTGTTGCATCTGAGCATTATCGGCGCGAGGAGCCGAAAGGATCGGCTGAACACTACAAGGTGAAGGAGGCGGATGCGGTCTACGCAAACATCGGTGCCGTCGGTGGGAAGCGCATGATGAACGACGAGATGTACGCTGACTAT GAAAGCGTAGACACTCCAATGGCAGAACGACGAAAGGGATGGCTTGGAAAGGTCAGTCGCATGGGATCGGGACGAAGTTCGTCAACTGCTTACTCGTCCGGTGGTCTTTTTGCGCGCAATCGACACAATTCTGTCTACTCCAGCCCAGAAGCAGGCCTCGGTCAACCCATTGTCACAGGGGCTCCTGCCCCTAAGGTCAGCTTGTATGATCGGTTCGTGAACCGGAAGTCTGGTCGACACGCGAGACAAATTATTAAGCAAA ATTCGAAGCTTAGTCTCAACGGATCAGTCATATCGAACGTACCGCAAAAAGCGCGCCCACGAATACCGACACCAGACGTGACGAAGGAAAGCCGTGTCGCACCACTCGGTACAGTAACGACAAGTACCGCCAACATTGCATCCGGTGTTGCACTGATGGCGACTCAG CTTGCAAACAATCCCTCTATCTATCCGGCATCCACGGCCACGCTCAACAACAACGAAGTTCCAGTGGTCGGGACGCTTTTATTAGCACCGATCAAAGAGCTAGATTCCAGCTCGACGACCAACACTTTACACTCAGGCCAATCCGCAACGGCTTCCCTGGCCAAATCAATCCTTCCATCAACACTCAAGAGTTCCG TGTCCCCGTTTGGGAAGGATGGCACCAACCTTGAGCTCACACTCACCAACTCATCCTCGTTGGGTGGGTCACCCAATCCACTCGGAGGCAACACCGTCATTGTCCTTCCGGCAACAACTACAGCAGTGGCTGTTTCCGCCAACGGTACTACAGTGACCGGTACTATTCCGATCACGGCCGGACCGGGAAGGTCGCACGACACAACTGACGCTAGTACTGGCATCAGAAGCACTTCGCTAGCATCGGGTGTGCTAGTGCCGAAAACGGACGCCCTGTTGCCCATTTCGCTTACCTCCATTCCGCTCTCGTTTACGGTGACGCCCGTTACAAACACCAGCAGTAATAGCACCACcagcactaccaccaccactggcgGCACGATCATTACCGAGCTACCGTGTGACAACGGTGAGATCAGTACGAGCGTCACGATGAGTAACGAAAAAAACCGCCAACCACCTTCCAGCACTGCGGACAGTTCTTCCTCAGCCGCATCGACACTAAGCAAACGGAAGCCAAAGCATGGCGAGGTTTACGTTTAG